GCCGCCGGACGCAAGCCCCGCAGCACAGCGAACAATATGCGCTTTCCAGCCGACGGGATCAACCCCCGAACGGCTTCCACATTCCCGCGCTCAGGGAAAAATAAAATGCGGGTTGTTCGCCAGCTCGTGGCACACCGTGGTCATGGGGCCGTGGCCCGAATAGATGCGGGTTTCTCCGGGCAGCCCGAATATCCGCGAGCGGACGGAGCCGAGCAGGTCGGACGAGCTGCCGCGCGGCAGATCCGTGCGCCCCACCGCGATCATGAAGATCAGGTCGCCGGTGAACACGCACCCGGCCGCCGGGAAGAAGTAGGACAGGCTGCCCGGCGTATGCCCCGGCGTGTCCAGGACGAGCATGGGCTGGCCCAGGACCGTGCGCTTGCCCGGACCGATGGCGGTGTACGGAAAATCGATGAACGACGCGAACTCCCGGTTCCCGCCCGCCTCGAAGGACAGCTCCCGCAGGAACTCGTCCCCGTCACTGGCGAAGACCGGCGCGGGATGGGCCTCAAGGAGTTCCTTGACCCCGCCGATATGGTCCATGTGAAAGTGGGTCAGGTAGACCGCGTCCAGCGTGAGCCCCAGGGCCGAGATGCGCTCAACGAGCCGCTTCGGGTCGATCCCGGCGTCCACCACGACCGCCCGCCCCTCCCGGCTGAGAAGGTAGCAGTTGGTCTCCTGGGGACCGAGGATGAAGGTCTCGACGGTCAGTTTGACCACGACTTGCCCCCACGGTTGTCCTTGGCGTATGGATGCGGTGACGAAAACGAATACACTG
This uncultured Pseudodesulfovibrio sp. DNA region includes the following protein-coding sequences:
- a CDS encoding MBL fold metallo-hydrolase, with product MVKLTVETFILGPQETNCYLLSREGRAVVVDAGIDPKRLVERISALGLTLDAVYLTHFHMDHIGGVKELLEAHPAPVFASDGDEFLRELSFEAGGNREFASFIDFPYTAIGPGKRTVLGQPMLVLDTPGHTPGSLSYFFPAAGCVFTGDLIFMIAVGRTDLPRGSSSDLLGSVRSRIFGLPGETRIYSGHGPMTTVCHELANNPHFIFP